From Ignavibacterium sp.:
AAATGAGATAAAAGATTTTCCTATCAGTGAAATTACAGATAGAGCATCCGAACTATTAACAGATGCAGTGAGAATACGATTAAGAGCTGATGTTCCTGTTGGAAGCTATTTAAGCGGTGGTTTGGATTCTTCCGGACTTACAACTATTGTGAAGAAAAAGTTTAACAACGAACTGAGAACTTTCGGAATTAGTTTCGAAGAAGAATCATTTGATGAAAGCAGTTTTCAGAAATTAATGGTGAAATCATCTTCAGACAAATCATTCCGAAGTTTATGCTAAGAATTCCGATATTGGTAAGTACTTTGCAGATATAATTTATTTTGGTGAAAGACCTGTTTTTCGTACAGCACCAGCACCTCTTTATCTTCTTTCAAAAAAAGTTCGTGAAGAAAATTTTAAAGTTGTACTAACCGGCGAAGGTGCCGATGAAATTTTCGGTGGTTATAACATATTCAAAGAAGCAAAAATCAGAAAGTTCTGGTCAAACAATCCTGAATCAAAATTAAGATCTAAGCTGCTTAAAAAGCTTTATCCATACATCTTTCAAAGACAAAAGATTATTCAGTACTCTTGAGGCATTTTTCAAGTCAGGAATTGATGAACCTGATAATCCTTTCTTTTCACATATCGTCAGATGGACAAATAATTCAAAGCTTAAAAATTTCTTTTCTGATGAATTCAAAGATCAGATAAAAGATTATAATGCAATAGACGAGTTTCTGTTAAAGCTTCCTGAAGATTTTGATAGATGGGAAACGCTATCAAAAGCTCAGTATCTGGAGATTTCAACTTTTATGAGTGGTTACTTGCTTTCATCTCAGGGCGATAGAATGGCAATGGGAAATTCAGTTGAGCTTCGTGTTCCTTATCTCGATCACAGATTAATTGAATTTATGTCAACTGTACCCGCAAAGTATAAGATATTCGGTTTGAATGAAAAGTACATTCTTAAAAAAGTTTTCAAGGATTCTCTACCAAAAGAAATTTTATATCGGGCAAAAAATCCTTACAGAGCTCCGATCAGAAATAGCTTCTTTGATAATAATGATTTTAATGCAGAAGATATTTTGTCTGAAGAAAAGCTAATTCAATCCGGAGTATTTAATCCTTCAAAAGTGAAATTACTTTTACAGAAAGCTAAAAAATCAAATTCATTAAGCGAGCTTGATAATATGGCTCTTGCAGGAATAATCTCAACTCAGTTGTTGTTTGAACATTTTATCGCAAGTAAAAAAAATTTCAACATAGATAATTATCACTTCAAAATATTTTTTGATAACAGAACAAATAACTAAATCATCTCAGGAGAAAATATGTCATTTCAGAAAGATTCAATTTTAATAGATGCAAAAGCTGAAGCAGAAAGAATTATTAAAGAACTTCGCGAAATCGTTGCTAAAAAAATTCATAAAAGAGGAGCGGTTGTTGGTGTAAGCGGTGGAATTGATTCCTCAGTTGTTCTGGCATTATGCGCTAATGCTTTTGGTCCTGAAAAAGTTCTTGCTTTGATGATGCCTGATAAAGATTCAAGTCCTGACAGTTTGAATCTTGCAAAAAAACTCGTAGAAAAATTCAATGTTCCGTACATAGTTGAAGATATAACTGAAGCAGTAAAAGGTTTCGGTGCTTATAAAAGAAGAGATGAAGCGGTTAAAAAAGTTTTTCCTGAATATGACGAATCATATAAAATGAAAATTGTTCTGCCTAAAGATGATGAAGCAAAAGGGAAATTAAATGTTTATTATGTTACAATTATCTCACCGAACGGAGAAGAAAAAACTGCTCGACTGCCATTAGCAGAGTATCTGCAAATCGTAGCAGCTTCAAACTTTAAGCAAAGAAGCAGAACAAATTTTCTTTATTATCATGCTGAAGCAAGAAATTATGCTGTGATTGGAACAGGAAATAAGAATGAGCACGAGCAAGGATTTTTTGTTAAGTATGGTGACGGTGGTGCTGATATAAAACCAATTGCTCATTTATTTAAAACACAGGTTTATCAGCTTGCGGAATACCTTGGAGTTCCGGAAGAGATTCAGAAAAGAACACCAACTACTGATACATACAGTGCAGAACAAACTCAGGAAGAATTTTTCTTCAGACTTCCCTACTCTGTGCTTGACAGAATCTGGTTTGGTTGGGAAAAAGGATTTTCAAGTAAAGAAATTGCTGAGGCACTTAATCTTTCTGAAGCACAAGTTGATGTTGTAATAAATGATATCAGGCAGAAAATAAAAACTACTGAATATCTTAGAATGGAACCGATTTCTTTAGGTTAATAAAATCTTTGTTATAAAATTTTGTTTCTTTCGCTGGTAATATTCTGTCGCTCCGAACGAAGTGAGTGGTCTTTGTTCAGATAAAAAATTTTCGTTGAACTTACTCTGACAATTTCTAATTTCTTGAGTTATTTCAAATTCAGACTGATATAAAACAAATTTTTGATTTAATCTAAAACATCAAATTTATTTTTTCGTAATCGTACTTACCGGTTGATTTCGTTGGAATATTATCAGTTTGTTTAACATAAACTGTGGAAGGATTGAGCTTATAAGTTTCACAAACTTTTTGTTTAACCTTATTATCAAGTTCATCAGCAGTTTGAACTAAGATTTTTAGTTTCTCATCTTCTCCTGTGCAAGCTGCTGCAATGTTAAAATGATTTTCAATCATTTTCTGCACCTCATCAAGATTGATTCTTAAACCGAACATTTTAATAAATCTTTTCATCCTGCCGGTTACATAAAAGAATCTGTCTTCATCAAAGTAACCCAAATCACCTGTGTGTAATGTAAAATTTAATTCGTTACCCTTACTCAAATCATTTAGTGATTCGGCATAACCGAGCATAACATTTTCACCTTCATAAACAATTTCACCAACCTGATGTGGTTCTGTTATTTCATTTCCATCTTTCATCAGACTTAATTTTCCACCAGGAATTGAAATACCAATTGAGCCAATTTTATATTTTAACTTTTCATAAGGAACATAACTTATTCTTGCTGTAGCTTCCGTTTGTCCGTACATAACGAAGAATCTAATATTTTTTCTTTCGGCATATTCGTAAAAATATTTTATCATTTCTTCGTTCAGTTTTCCACCAGCTTGTGTCATAGTTTTAAGTGAAGGTAAATCCAGTTTGTCAAAGCCAGTTCGTTTAAGCATCTGGTAAGTATAAGGAACTCCTGCAAATGAAGTGCATTCATGTTGTTTGAATGTATTCCAGAAATCTTTGAAGAAAACCGTTTTTTCAGTCAGAACAATTGTGGCACCTTTTAGCAAATGACTGTTTATGACAGATAATCCATAAGAATAATTGAATGGCAAAGTTGTAATGGGTTTTTCATTTTCATCTATCTCAAGGTATTGTGCAATTGATTCTGCATTTGATTGAATATTATCAGCACTTAATCGCACAAGTTTTGGCGAACCGGTTGTTCCTGAAGTTGACAACAAAACTTTTAATGACGGATGAAGTTTGACTTCGGACATGTTGGTTCTGAAAAGACAATTCTCTAAAATTCCTACTGATCTTTGTTCATATCCCTCGACTTCTTCACTTTGGTTTATGATTACACTTGGTTTATAAATTTCAATAAGATTTTTTCTTATTTCAGAATTCAATTTATCATCAAGAAGTAAAACCGCATCACCTGATTTAAGAATTGCCAGATAAGAAATTAAAGATTTTATTGAGTTATTAGTGAAAAGAAAAAAAAGTTTTTTTTCTTCCGAGATAAATTTCTCAGAGATTTCATCAGTTATTTTATCAAGCTCACCGTAAGTAATTGATTTTCCGGAATCAGCTTCAATCAGTGAAGTTTTATTTCCAAAGTCACCAAACGTTTCCCAAAAATAATTTTTCATATTGATTTCAGATTTTTTTTAGTCGGGAATATAAAAGAAAATTAAACAGCAGCCATATAAATGCACCTGCAATTCTGAATATTTCTTCAATGTTATCATTATCCGGAATAATTAATAATTTTCCATCACTAAGCAAATCTATTATCACCGCTGTTGCGAGCAAAAATATAGAAGTTATAAATAGCAAAAACTCCTTGGTTTTTAGTTCTGCTCTGTGCTTTGTAAATAAAATTATGAAAGGTATCGCCCCAAGTATATAAGTAATTGTGTTTGGTATATTAAACAAACTTCTAAGTAAGTGATGTAGTTTGAAAGTTACAATAAATAATAAAACCAAATGCACAAGTAAAATTTTGCTCAGAAATTTCCGATAATTATTAGAGGAACTTCTTAATATCAATAAAACCGGAAATACTGCCGCTAAAAGGAATAAAATTGTCTTGATATAATCTATATTCAAAGTATCTGCAGGATTATTTAACCAATAAAACTAACTGATGTTTTTAGTATTTTTATGTGTAACAAAAATAATAAAAGTCAGCTGCACTAATCTGATAAAATGTTGAGAATTTGATGGATATAAATTTATTAACTTCTGAAAGAATTTTTGAATTCCTTGCTGAAAACGCCAGCGATTTAATCTATATCTACAGACTTGTACCTGAACCTAAATTTGAATATGTCAGTCCTTCTGCAACAAGAATTACAGGATACACTCCGGAAGAACATTACGCAGATCCGCAACTTGGGTTAAAGCTTGTCCATCCTGATGACTTACCAATTCTGCAAGCTTTTCTTGAAAAGAATATAATCACAGAACCAATTATTCTTAGATGGAAGAAAAAAGACGGAACAATAATCTGGACAGAGCAAATCAACACACCAATTTATGATTCCGAAGGAAATCTAATAGCTATTCAGGGAATTGCACGAGACATAACAAAAAGAAAACTTGACGAAGAAAAACTGATTGAAAGTGAGTCTCTTTACAAATATCTTTTTGAACACAATCCTTTACCAATGTGGGTTTATGATTTAGATACATTAAAATTTTTGGCTGTTAATAATGCAGCTATTAATAAATACGGTTATTCGAGAGAAGAATTTTTATCAATGACAATAAAGGATATCAGACCTGATGACGAAATCCCTGCTCTGATGAAAAATATAGCTGAAGTAAAAGATGATCTTCAAAAGTCGCGACCATGGAAACATAAACTCAAAGACGGAAGAATAATTTACACTGAAATATCATCACACGGACTTAATTATGAAGGACATAATGCAAGACTTGTACTTGCAAATGATATTACAGAACAATTTTTAGCTGAAGAGAAAATCAGAAGATTGACCCGTGTTTATGCAGTACTTAGTGAGGTTAATCAAACAATAGTAAGAGTCCACGATAAGAAAAAATTATTTCAGGATATCTGCAATATTGCTGTTGATATCGGAAAATTTAAAATGACCTGGATTTCTGTTCTTGATGAAGAAACACTTCAGATCAAATCAGCAGCTTCAGCAGGAACATCTGAAGATTTCCTGAATAACATTAGTATCAGTCTTTCAGAATTAAATTCAAGTAGTGAGCCGATTGGTGTGGCATTCAGAGAAAATCATTATGTGATAATTAATGATTTTCAGAATGAAAAAAGTGTTGCTCAGTGGATGTTGCTTGCACAAAAATATGGTTTCAAATCTTCAGCAATTTTTCCAATCATAGTTTTTGGTAAAACTATAGCCACATTCAATTTATATTCTGATATCAAAGACTTCTTTGATGAAGACGAAATCAAATTGCTTGATGAGTTATCAAAAGATATTTCCTTCGCAATCGAATATCTGGAAACAGAATCTGAGAGAGAAAAAATAAGATCTGAACTTGAATATCAATCTAATCTTCTTTCGAATGTTAATGATGCAATTATTGCAACGGACAAAAATCTTAGAATTACTTATTGGAATGAAGCTGCAGAACAGATTTATGGAATAAAAAGAAATGAAGCTATTGGTAAAACAACAAGAGATGTTTTACATACACAGTATCTTGAGCTTGGCCGGGATGATATATTAAAAAAATTATCTATTGAAGGAAAGTACTCAACAAGAGTAATTCAGTATCATAAATCCGGTAGAAAAATTTATGTTGATGCGAAGGGTTTTGCTGTAAAGGATAAAAGTGGAAATCTGATTGGTTATGCAAGCATAAATCGTGATATAACCGTAAGCTATGAAGCAGAAATGCTTTTAAGAGAAAGTGAAGAAAAATTCAGAGCATTGGCTGAATCAACTCCGGCAGCAATTTTTATCTATCAGGGTGAATATTTCCAGTATCTTAATCCTGCAGCAGAAAACCTTACAGGTTATAAGTTAAATGAAATTTATGGTATGAAATTTTTTGAACTTGTTCATCCTGATCACAGAGAAATGGTTAAGGAAAGAGGCATTCGTAGACAATTAGGTGAAGAAATTGAAAACAGATATGTTTTCAAAATAATCAGAAAAAATGGTGAAGCACGCTGGGTTGATTTTGGTGCAGAGATAATTGAATACAAAGGCAAACCTGCTGCTATCGGAACAGCTTACGATATTACAGACAGAATTATTTTTGAAGAATCGCTGAAAGAAAGTGAAGAGAAATACCGATTGCTTGTTGAAAATCAGACTGACCTTGTAGTTAAGGTTGATTTAGAAGGAAGATTTCTTTTCGTAAGCGAATCGTACTGTAAAACATTTGGTAAATCTCAGGAAGAATTACTGAATAATAAATTTCTTCCGCTCGTGCATCCCGATGACCGTGAGAGCACATTGAAAGAAATGGAAAAACTTTACTCTCATCCTTATTCCTGTTACATTGAGCAAAGAGCACTCACTGCAAAAGGATGGAAATGGTTCAACTGGGCAGATACAATGGTATTTGATGAAAATGGAAAACCTATTGCAATCATTGGTGTTGGAAGAGATATAACAGAGAAGAAAATAGCAGAAATAGCTTTGAGAGAAAGTCAGGAAGAATTAAAACGTTCCGAAGAGATGCTGCGATCATTAACACAAAAATTGCAGGACATTCGTGAAGAAGAAAGAACAAGAATTGCAATGGAACTTCACGATGAACTCGGACAGGTTCTTACAGCAATAAAGATTGATCTGAATTCTCTGATTAAAAAACCTCCATACAAAAAAGAAATTCCTCAAAAGGTTGCTCCAATTATTTCATTAGTTGAAGACACAATAAACACAGTAAGAAAAATTTCGTCAGAATTAAGACCTGTAATTCTTGATCGTCTTGGTTTGCTTGCTGCAATTGAATGGCAGATTGATGAAGTAAGAAAAAGATTAGGAATAAAAACTCAAACAAATCTTCCCGAAGAAATTACCGGATTAACTAAAGAGCAGGAAGTTGCAATATTCAGAACATTCCAGGAAATAACTACAAACATTTCAAGGCATTCAAAAGCAACTGAAATTGCGGTAAGCATAACAACCGATGAAGAAAAACTTATGATGATTGTTCGTGATAATGGCATTGGTTTTACACCTGAATCAATTTCAAAAAAAGGCGGACTCGGCTTACTCGGTATGAAGGAAAGAATTAAGTCTGTCGGAGGTTTTATGGAAATAAATAGTAAAATAAATTTCGGCACAGAAATAAAAATTTTTATTCCACTCAAATAAATTTTGAAGGAGTTAAAAATTGAAAATCCAAAAAAAGTTTAATGTACTTCTTGCAGACGACCACAAAATTGTAAGACACGGACTAAAAAAAATTCTGGAGGATGAATTTTCTGAAGCTTATGTTGGTGAAGCTTCAAGAGATAACGAAATATTTGAGCAATTGCAGAAATCTAAATGGGATTTGATTATACTTGATATAAGTATGCCGGGTAAAAGCGGTCTCGAGATTTTGAAAGATATAAAAGCCACGCATCCTGAATTACCGGTACTTATTCTAAGTATGTATCCTGAGGAACAATTTGCTCTCAGAGTAATGAAATCCGGAGCTGCAGGTTACATTCGAAAAGACAGCGCACCTGAAGAACTTGTTGATGCTGTGAAAGATATTCTTGAAGGAAAGAAATACATCTCTCCAACTGTGATGGACCTTCTCTCTGATGTAGTGAAAAAAGATAAAAGTCTTGAACTAAGCGAACTGCTTTCCGACAGAGAATATGAAATTTTTATGTTGATAGCGCAAGGCAAAACAGTTTCAGAAATTGCAGAGATACTTTCTTTGAGTGTTAAAACTGTCAGCACCCACCGGACCCACATCCTTGAAAAGACAAGACTAAAGAATAACGCAGATATTGTTATGTATGCGGTGAGGAATAATCTTTTGCAATGATGAATAAACTACTTTCTGAAATAACTTTTTATCTCAGTCAGTAATTCATTTCTTTGAATTGGTTTTGGAATAAAACCATCGAAACCTTCCGCTATAAATTTATTTTTATCTTCATCAAAAGTAAATGCAGTCAGAGCAACAATCGGAACTGTTTTATACTCATCCCGCATTTTCATTTTTTTCATCACCTCAATTCCGCTTTCACCATTTTTCAGACTTATATCCATCAATACCAAATCATATAAATATTTTTCTGATAGCTCGAACGCCTGATGAGAATCAAATGCAATGTCAGTATTGATTACACTTTTTAAATAATGTCTTAAAACTTCTGCATTCAACTGATTATCTTCTACAATTAAAATTCTCTTTCCTTCAAGATTTGAATGACCGTTATTATTTCCATTCTTCTTTTCTTTCTGTTCAGGAAAATCAAATGGAATGTGTACTGAAAACTTAGATCCGATTCCCGTTTCGCTTTCAACTGAAATTTTTCCACCCAACAACTCAATCATTTTTTTTGTTAATGTAAGTCCTAATCCTGTGCCCTGATATGATCTTGCTAATCCTTCACTTCCCTGCCTGAACGCTTCAAAAATTGTTTCAAGCTTTTCCGGTTCAATTCCAATTCCTGTATCCGAAACATCTAGCACTAACCAGTTTTCATCTTCTTTTATATCAAATCTTAAACTTAAAGTAACACTACCCTGATTAGTATATTTAAAAGCATTATCAAGCAATTGATATAAAATTTTCTTTAGCAAAAATTCGTCTGACTTGATTGTAATGTCCTGATCAGGTTCAATTACTTCAAACTGTAAATTCTTTTCCTGCGCAATTGAGAAAAACTTGTGCTGAACGGTTTTAAGTAATTCAAAAATGCTTACTTCGTTATGAATCAATTTTCTTGAATCTGATTGTAAATCCGAAAGCTCTATTATCGAATCAAGTGTATTAAGAAGCCGATTACTTGCACACAAAATTTTATCAGCAAGTTCATCAATTACTTCTTTCGAAGTTTCTTCTTTCAGAATTTGCGTAAAACCAAGAACAGCATTTAATGGAGTTCTGATTTCGTGATTGATATTTCCCAGAAGATAATTCTTGAAGTTTATACTTTCTTTTGCTTTCTGATAAGCATTTTGTAACTCAAGTTCCAAAAGTTTTTTATCAGTGATATCTTCGGCAATTCCAAATATTTGCTTTGAAGCTCCGGAAGTATCGGTAATAATTTTCGTTCGCAAGCTGATCCATCTTAAAGAATCATCAGGTCTGACAATTCTGAATTCAGTTTTAATGTTTGGGTCTTTCGTTCTAATGTATTCGCGAACTAACTGAAAGACCTTCGGACGATCTTCTTCATAAACTGAATTAAACCAAATCTTTTGATTTTCTAAAGCCAATGTTCTGTCAATTCCCCAAATTTTATTGAAACCTTCACTCAGATAAGCAAGTTTAGGTTTTCTTCCGCTTAAATCAAGATTGAAGAAAACTATATCTAGATTATTAACAATCTGTTTTAATTGAATTTCTTTTGCTTTTAATTCAAGTTGTGCATCAACAGTTTCCGTAACATCTCTTATAGTTTCAATCACTCTTTCAACTTCACCATTTTCATTTTTGAAGGGCGAAAAGAGAATGTCAACATATTTCACAATCCCGTTTTCGTTAGTAAGCTGATGTCTTACCTGCCTGGACTTTCCGGTTTTAAAGACTTCCTGCATTGGACATTCTTCACCATAAAAATTACACGGCTTGTCAAATCCATGCGAAACCGCATAACATTTTGCTCCTAAAACCTCTTCAGTTTTTTTACCGCTAATTTTAAGTTTACTATTATTTACATCAACTACATTGTAATTTTTATCAATCACCACTATGTCTTCATACATACAATGAAGAAGTGTTTTAAGATATTCCTGATTTTCAGATGATTCGGTTATTTGTTTCTCCTGCTCCTTAGTCGTAGTTGTAAGTTCATTTATCTTTGCAGCAACATCGGCAACAAGTTCTTTCAGAAGTGAAAATACTTCTTCAGGAATGTTACTGATATCTGTAATCAGAATGTTAAGGTATGCAAATTCTGTTTGATCATATCGGATTGAAGTGGAAAATATCGCAGCAGAATTTTTATCAGGGAAATAAGTTTTGATGATATTAAAACATCTGTCATTATTTTCTGAAGAAATATTATGAATTCCGTTTTTGTTTCTGTCAGCTTTAAATGATGTACATTCTGTAAAATGTTGAATTATTAATCTCTTGTCGTGCTTTTCAAAGTAACCTTCTCTTGCAAAACATAGCTTGTTATCTTTTAGTATCGAATCCACCGGTTCAATCCAGACGAAAACAAATTCTTTTTCGTTTGCAAGAAGTTTGCATAAAGAATCAAGCATCTGACAAGGATTATCAGAACTTGAGATGATTCTGTATGCTTTCTGAACTACCGATGCAAAAGAATATTGTGACATTTATTAGTTAGTGATTTTATGTCTCTCTTTATTTCCAATTAAATGCCAGAAATTTTCCGAGCAAGTTTTTCATTAGTGTTGAATTTCATAACAATTTATATGACGAAATATCATAATTGATATCTATAGCTTTGAAAATCATAAGTGTTATATCAACAAGACTTTTTACGGCAAGAAAATTTTTCAAAAGTGTAAAAAATTTTTTCAGCGATTTGGGACTATCAATGAAAGACAGGAAGAGTAAAAAAGAAAGTAGTCCCTTCACCCACTTTACTATCAACCCAAATTCTACCACCATGTTTTTTTATAAAATCACGGCAAAGAATAATTCCGAGTCCGGAACCTTTTTCATTTTCAGTGCCCGGAGTAGTAAAGCTTTTATCAAGTTCAAAAAGATTTTTCAGATTTTCTTCATCAATACCAACACCATTATCTTTTACAGACACAATAATCTCTTCGCCTTTTTGTTCTGATGAAACTTCTATTTTACCACCTGTTCTGGTAAACTTAATTGCGTTTGAAATCAGATTATTGAGAACAGAATAAATCATATTATCATCTGCATAAGCAATATGATTTACATCTGTCGAATTTAGAAGTTGAATTTCTTTATGCTGTGCATTCGATTTGAGTAGTTGAAAAATATTTTCAACGATGGAATAAATTTTAACATCTGAAGGGTTAAATTGAATTTTACCAGTTTGTAATCGTGACCACTCAAGTAAGTTTGATAATAGCTTAATCGTTTGTCGTGAAATGTCCACAATGTTTTTTGAATATTCCTTTATTTCCGAAAGCTCAAGTTCATCAATATCTTCTGAAAGAATTTCTGCGTAACCAATCAAACCAATTAAAGGTGTTCTGAGATCATGAGCAATAATTGAAAAGAATTTATCCTTTGAAGCATTTGCCTGCTTAAGGTCTTCAGTTACTTTTCTTAATTGTGCTTCGGCTTCTTTCTGTGGTGTAACATCGCGCAAAAGCATTAATGCCTGATTATCAGAATTAACAACTATTCTTGCTTCGTAAAAAATTTCTTTATCCTCAGATATAACTGAAAACTCGACTGAGCTTAATTGATTTGTTTGAAGCGTATGTTTAATTGCTTCGGATAATTTTTCAGAAACAGCTTTCGGAAAAACTGAAGTTATTTTTCTCCCGATCAGCAAAGCAGGATTTTTAAAAAAACTTGAGTGTGAATTGAATTTACTATCGAGCAAAGAGCCATCTGAAGAAACTATAAATAAAATATCCGGCAAAGCTTTAAGTATCTGAAAATCTCTTGTCTGACAACTTTTAATTAATTGTTCAACAATTTTTTTATCTGTCTGATCTTCAATTATACAGTCAAAATAATCCGGGAAACCGGAACCATTGTAAACCGGACTTACAAACTCCTTGAAAAAAACTACTTTACCATTTTTATTAAGCCATTCTGTTTCAAGATAATTATTTTTTATTTCCTGATTAATGTATTTAAAGTATTTGTGTGTATTAAAGTTATTGCGGAACGATTCACTCTGATTATATAACTCAATAAGTTCAGTAAAAGATTCAAGTGATAAGAATTTGAGAATTGTCCCGTTAGCTAAAACAGGAATTCCTTCGGAAGTAATACGAATCATTCCTAATGAAGGATGATTTAATAAAGATTCAAGCAGATTGTTTTGATTGTTGTTTAATATTTCTTTTTCGAGTTCCATAACTATCCAATTAAACTACAGCTAAAAGACAAGTTAAATGCCATAGAAATATTTTATGTCTTGAATTCTCTAGTAAAAATTTGTTTATAAAAGAATGAGCAAATAAAGATTTCTGTTGATATGTAAACACTGATTCCTGACTTACACTTCTATTCCTGTTGAATAGTAAACAATTGGCTATAATTAGAAATATAATCTTTTGAAAATGAACAAGGTCGGTTATGTTGATTTGAAAGTGAAATTGTCTAATGATTTTTTTCGCAGGTTTCTTTTACAAATGAAGAAAAAATTACTTTAAGGTAAGGTATGAAACATTAAGTTACTGAATATGATTGACCACGATTTTATTAATCTTAATCAGTTGCTCATCAGTATTGAGGTTTTCAATCACACTGAGGTTATTCTTTCCGGCTAACTTATCAGAGAACTGAATCATATTTCTGTAAATCATTGATAAGCTTATCGCAAGCCCGGTTTCAATACCTTCGAGCAATTCATAATAAAAAGTGGAGCTTATTTCTTTTTCGTCAGCGTATTCATACGATGGAATCCGATATAACAATTTATTAACTGGTTCATACAATTTTTCTTCATCCGTGCTTTCAACTTTCACATAATTGAACAAAACATCTATACTGTAAAGTGATTTATTATGCTTAAATGGAAATTCATTCTGAACTTTAAAATTCAAATTCTTTACAGAAGGTTCTTTCAAATTTATAATTGTTGAGTAACTGATGTCGTTCGCAATTATTTCAACTTCCAGTTCATCGGTAGAGATGTGATTGATTTTTTTTAGTCGCCATTTCAATTGAGACAAAAACAAAAGTGCGGCAGAAAAAGTGATTGTATCAGAAAAGTTCTCTTTTTTAGTCAGATGATTAATATGCGAATCTTTCTTCGAGGATTTGATTTCATTCCTTGAATTCGGATTAAGAGTAATATTTTCTATTTTATTCAACATGACTGTATTACCTCGATTAATTATCGAAGCAAACAGTCATAGTTTAAAGTAGCGGACTAATCAAGTTTTATCATTTTGCTGTCGTCGGCGTAGTCAATTACCTGCGGATTTTCAAGGTTTGTAAGTTGTTTAATAAGTTGTTTGATTTTTTCGATTGATTTATCAATTATTTCGAAATCTTCTTCAATCTTATCAATCTTCTTTTCAGCAATTTCCTGTTTAAGATTCTGAAGAGCCATAGTTAAGCTGCTTAAAGGATTGTTAAAATTGTGTCCGATTGTGCAGGCAATTTCCACCAAAGCTTTGGTATGCTCAATAGATTTTAACTCACTTTGCAAATCATAAATTCTGACACCGGATTTTATTCTGGCAATCAATTCCTGATTCTCGATTGGTTTAATCAGAAAATCATCTGCTCCGACATCAAGTCCTGTAATTCTATCTCTTAATGATGTTCGTGCAGTGAGAATAATAAAGTAAATGATTTTTAATTTCGGATCAGACTTAACCTGATTACATAGTTTCAAACCGTCCATAACAGGCATTGTCCAATCGGCAAGGATTACTTTTGGTGAGAATGTTTTTAAAACTTCCAAAGCTTCGAGACCATTATTTGCAGTCACGACT
This genomic window contains:
- a CDS encoding asparagine synthase-related protein; translated protein: MGKYFADIIYFGERPVFRTAPAPLYLLSKKVREENFKVVLTGEGADEIFGGYNIFKEAKIRKFWSNNPESKLRSKLLKKLYPYIFQRQKIIQYS
- a CDS encoding AMP-binding protein produces the protein MKNYFWETFGDFGNKTSLIEADSGKSITYGELDKITDEISEKFISEEKKLFFLFTNNSIKSLISYLAILKSGDAVLLLDDKLNSEIRKNLIEIYKPSVIINQSEEVEGYEQRSVGILENCLFRTNMSEVKLHPSLKVLLSTSGTTGSPKLVRLSADNIQSNAESIAQYLEIDENEKPITTLPFNYSYGLSVINSHLLKGATIVLTEKTVFFKDFWNTFKQHECTSFAGVPYTYQMLKRTGFDKLDLPSLKTMTQAGGKLNEEMIKYFYEYAERKNIRFFVMYGQTEATARISYVPYEKLKYKIGSIGISIPGGKLSLMKDGNEITEPHQVGEIVYEGENVMLGYAESLNDLSKGNELNFTLHTGDLGYFDEDRFFYVTGRMKRFIKMFGLRINLDEVQKMIENHFNIAAACTGEDEKLKILVQTADELDNKVKQKVCETYKLNPSTVYVKQTDNIPTKSTGKYDYEKINLMF
- a CDS encoding asparagine synthase C-terminal domain-containing protein; translation: MLKLPEDFDRWETLSKAQYLEISTFMSGYLLSSQGDRMAMGNSVELRVPYLDHRLIEFMSTVPAKYKIFGLNEKYILKKVFKDSLPKEILYRAKNPYRAPIRNSFFDNNDFNAEDILSEEKLIQSGVFNPSKVKLLLQKAKKSNSLSELDNMALAGIISTQLLFEHFIASKKNFNIDNYHFKIFFDNRTNN
- the nadE gene encoding NAD(+) synthase, whose amino-acid sequence is MSFQKDSILIDAKAEAERIIKELREIVAKKIHKRGAVVGVSGGIDSSVVLALCANAFGPEKVLALMMPDKDSSPDSLNLAKKLVEKFNVPYIVEDITEAVKGFGAYKRRDEAVKKVFPEYDESYKMKIVLPKDDEAKGKLNVYYVTIISPNGEEKTARLPLAEYLQIVAASNFKQRSRTNFLYYHAEARNYAVIGTGNKNEHEQGFFVKYGDGGADIKPIAHLFKTQVYQLAEYLGVPEEIQKRTPTTDTYSAEQTQEEFFFRLPYSVLDRIWFGWEKGFSSKEIAEALNLSEAQVDVVINDIRQKIKTTEYLRMEPISLG